CGGGCAAAGCCAGGGTTTCGGCCAGGCAGAAAGTAAGCGAAGAGTCGTCGGACCAGGTGCCAGCAGGCTGATGGTGAGTGCCATAGGCGCGCATGCCGACTACGGGGTCCTTCTGGCGGGCGGCGCGGGGTGCAAATTCGACGGGCACCCCTAGGGCATCGCCTACAGCCAGACCCAGCAAGGCGGCACGGGCTTGAGTGGAAAGGGTTGCAGTTGACATGGTCGGCATGGAAAGGACGAAGAATGCGCGAAGCTACTACCGCGCACTGGTCAGCTCAGCCGTGAGCAGCACCGCGCAGCCGGGCCACAAGCGCTGCTGCCGCAGCTTGCCAAAACCGGCCTGCCGCAGGGCGTGGCGCAGCTGCCCCGGGTCGGAGCCGCGCCGGAGGTAGCCGGCCAGCGCGGCGTGCACCGCAGCGGCCGGGCACAGGCGCTGCACCAGCGGTATGAGAAGGGCCAGGTAGGCGTGCAACAGGCGCCGCAGCCAGCCCCGCGTGGGCAGCACCACTTCGAGCAAAGCGAGTTGGCCGCCGGGTTGCAGCAGTCGCGCCGCCTCGTGGGCCAGCGCGGGGTAAGCGGCCGGGGCCAGGGTTTTCAGGCCAAATGTGCTGGTGACGAGGTGTGCCTGGCCCGCGGGCAAGCCGGTGGCCAGCGCATCGGCGGGGTGCAGCGCCAGCCGGGAGCCGGCCGCGTGCCGGCTGGCCCGGGCCAGCATCGCAGCCGAAAAATCGACTGCCGTGAGGTGCAGGCTGCACCCGAGGCAGCGGCGCAGGGCGGGCCACAGGTCGGCCCCACCGGCCATCAGGTCGACCACCTGTACCGGCTGGTTTTCGGCCGGCAGGTGCAAGGCATCCACCAGTTGTTGTCGCCAACGGCCCAGCATGCCTCCCGACAGCCAAGGCGCAAATCCGTAGGTGGGCGCCATGGCATCGAACAGCGCCTGCACCCGGGCCGGGGCATATGCGGGGTCGCCGGTTGTGAGCGGGGCTATGCCGATGGTGGGGGCGCATGGCATTTCCAGAAACTTATTCATGGGCGCGGCTTGCCTCGGCCTGGGCTTTTAGCGTGGCCAGCACCTGGCCGTGCATGGTGTCGAGCAGGTAGTCACTCCACAGTTGCCAGTAGAACTGCGGGCCGATGGAATGGCGGTACACCGTGCGGGCTTCGAGCAGGGTGCGCCCGCCCGGCAGGGGCCGCAGCCGGAACGTGCCGCTGTCGACCCGGAAAAACCCGTGCAGGTGCGGCGCGTGCACGCTGGGATATGGGCTAAGCTCGCGCATGGGCGCGGGCATGCTGGGCGGCGGCACGGCAAACGTGAGGCTGCGGCCGGGCTCCCACCCCACCACCGGCAGCTGGGCCCGGCCCTGAGAGTAGCGACACACCAGGGTGCGGCGGCCGGTGGCCGAATCGAGCGCGAACGCCGTGCGCGTGGGGTACACCACGCCCGCCCGAAACCAGTTGTTGGCAGCCGGGTAGGTCACGGGGCGCATCAGCACGGCCCACACGGCGGCTGGCGGCGCATTCACCACCTGCTGCGTTATCACACGCCGCGGCAGCACCGGGGCCGGGTGGCGCACTTCGTATTCCTGCGCGGCCGGGTACAGCAGCACCACCGCGGCCAGCACGGGCAGGGGCCGGCGCGGGCCGCGCATTTCCACCACCGCCTGCCCCAGCAACCCGCCAACCAGCGACAGCACCAGGGCAAAAGGCAGCGCCATCAGTACGCAGATGATGCCTTCGCCCCCCGACGAAATGAGCAGCAGCATGGAAGCCAGCACGGCCATAATGGCCACTACCGCCCACGAAACCGACCACACGCCACCCGTCCGCTCGGGCTGCTTCCGCCGATACAGCAGCACCGCCACGAAGCTGCAAATGGTGGGCGACAGGCAGAACAGCGTAGCCCCGTAGGACTCGTAGTGCTGCAACGACAGCAGCATGAGCAGGGCGCCCAGCGCCCCGGCCGCTAGGGCCGTAACGACAATAGCCAGAAAGGCAGAAGTCCAGGCGCTTTCCGGTTCATCATCAGCGGGTTGATTGGAAAAATCGTCACCGACTGGTGCAGGATGCCCCTGCTCGAGTTGTGGCGTGGAGGCCGCCGGGGCGTTGCCGGTGGGGTTGGGTTCGGTGGGCTCGGGTTGATTCTCGGACGGCAGCATGGGGATAAAACCTGAAAGAGTAAACAAAACGGCCAAGCCGACCGCCGGGCGGGTAGCTACATAAATAGCTTCAGAAAGGTGTTCCAGAACCAGCTTTTCTCGGCCTGCATGAGCCGCGTGAGCAGTTTATCCGACACGGTGGCCAGCTGCTGGATTTCGGTAAGCGTGGCGTGGAAAGCCCGGTACTCGGCATCGGCGGGGTCGCCGGGCAGGGCGGCCAGCTGGTCGAGACTGCGCTTCATCTGGTCGAGTTCGCGACGCTTGCGCGCCCGGATAATGCAGCGCGTCACCTGGAGCATGTCCTTTTCGGCCACGAAATATTCACGGCGCTCGCCGGGCCGCAGCTCCTTGTATACCAGGCCCCAATCGAGCAGCTCGCGCACCGTCATGCTGGCGTTGCCGCGCGAGATGGTGAGCTGCTCCATGATGTCTTCGGTGCTGAGGGCGGCCGGGCTCACCAGCAGCAGGGCGTGCACCTGGGCCAGGGTTTTGCTCACGCCCCAGTTGGTACCTGATACACCCCAGAGGTGAATAAACTGGGCGCGGGCTTCGGCCAGCGGCGTTGTTGGATTTGAAGGTCTATTAATTTCTTGTGGCATTTTATTTTTCTAATGCGGAATCAGCAACATCATGTAAAACCCAACGGGCAGTATCCAAGGCAATATGCTAATTATCAGCTTTGAATGGAAATCGATTTGGGAAGCCCATATAAGCGCAATCCCAAGCAGAACAATTGGAAAAGTGAAGAATAGAAAATAGGGATTTATACAGAGCACTCCGCCGCCAAAGGCCAACCACATGCCCCAAACGTGCTTCCTGTTTTTCTTTTCGGCTTGCCTAGTCATTGTATTTTAATAGGCTAGCAAATCGGCCACCGCAGCCTCACAGGTAGGGTATTCAAACCGAAAGCCCAACTCCAATAGCCGCTGCGGGTACACTTTGCGGCTTTTCAGAATTAATTCGGTTTCAGTGCGCAGCACGAAGGCGCCGATTTCGAGCAGCCAGCGCGGCTGGGGCAGGCGCAGCCAGGGCCGCAGCTCCCGGCAAAGCAGGGCCATGAAGTCGCGGTTGGTGAGCGGCTGCGGGGCGCACAGGTTGAAGGCCCCGGCCGCCGTGGGCTCGTGCAGGAGGAAGTCCACGGCCCGGCAGAAGTCAACTATGTGCAGCCAGCTCATCCACTGCCGGCCATCGCCCTGCGGCGAGCCCAGCCCCCGCCGGGCCAGCCGCGCCATCACCGGGAATGCGCCGCCATCGGGGCCCAGCACAATGGCCGTGCGCAGCGCCGCTTTGCGCGTATCGGGCGCCGGACAGGCCGCAAACGCCGCTTCCCAGGCCCGCGCCACTTCCACCGAAAAGCCTTCGCCGATGCGGCCCGCTGCCTCGGTATTGGCCAGGTGCGCGCCGGTGGTGTCGGCGTAAATAGTGGCGGTGGAGGAATTGAGCCACACCCGCGGCGGCACGGTGCAGGCGGCCACGGCCGCGCCTAGCACATGCGTGCTATCGACGCGGCTGGCAATGATTTCGCGCTTGTTGGCAGCCGTATAGCGGCAGTCCACGATGCGGCCTGCGAGGTTTATCAGGGCGTCGGCCCCGTCCAGCTCGGCGGTCCAGTCGCCGAGGGTACGGCCATCCCAGCGCACGTGGTCAGAACCGTGTGCCGAGCCCCGGCCCAGCACGACTACCCGGTAGCCCCGCTCCCGGAAATATTCGGCCAAATGACGGCCCAAAAAACCATTCCCTCCGGCAATCACCAGTTTCGGCTGTGGCATATGCGGCGGCCCGGTAGCTGGCGCCGCGCCAGGACGTTCCGGCCGCGCTTGCATCAGGCCAGGCAAATGTATCATAAGTTTCAATAATTATTGAAACTTATGATACATTTATTTCATGCACTCACTTTTTCTAGAGCTTTGCTGTATGGCAATCCTGAAACACTCTGTGCGCCAATGCTACTTTAGCCACCGCGTTTATATAGCCTTTTTTCCTAACCCATGCACAAAGGACGACTCGAAGCTTTCAGCGATGGCGTGCTGGCCATCATCCTCACCATCATGGTGCTGGAAATCAGGGTGCCGCACGGGGCCGATTTCGCGGCCCTACGTCCGCTGCTGCCGGTGGCGCTCAGCTACCTGCTGAGCTTTATCTACATCGGCATCTATTGGAACAACCACCACATGATGCTGGCCAGCACGAGCCGGGTATCGGGCGGCATTCTGTGGGCGAATCTGCACCTGCTGTTCTGGCTGTCGCTGGTGCCCTTCGCCACGGGCTGGATGGGCGAAAACCACTTTGCCCCCGCCACGCTGGCCGTGTATGGCATCATGTTGCTCATGTCCGGCGTGGCCTACTGGATTCTGCAGAGCCGCATTATCGCCCTCGAAGGGCCAAATTCGACGCTGGCCCGCGCCGTCGGGCGCGACTACAAGGGCCTCTCGTCGCCGCCGCTCTACGTGGCGGGCATCGCGGCCAGCTTCTGGCAGCCGTGGGTGGCGGGCGGCATCTACGTGGCCGTGGCGCTGATGTGGCTCATCCCCGACCAGCGCATTGAGCGCACGCTGGTGGATAAGGCTGACGGAAAACACGTTGGGTAGCGGCGGCGGCTTCGCGGACTTATCGGGAGATGCAGGAGCGATGGCGGGCGCTGAAGCTAATTTGACACGTATCTTGAAAACAAATCCAAAACAATTTACTACAAATCATCGATGGAGAGTTTAAGAGTTGAATACATTGTTCTCATAGAAACAAAGAACTCCTTTTGCAACAGTGTAAAATCATTCAACAATCTTTTGTCATCCAATGATGATATTAAGATTGAAAAAGGGAATGTAATAAAATTTAAAGACCTGACTCTGTCGTACGAGGTACAAACTGGTGAAGTAAATGACAAGGAACAGCGGTTCTTTCACACCAAATTCGTATGCAAAGAGATAAATAAAATTGAAGAGTATTCGACGTTTCTTAGATCAGTCAGGGACATATTCTTCAAAATCACAGGAAAGCAACCTGTTTCACTATGGGACGATATTAGTCTTTACTATGCTACAAAAGCCTATCCAATGATTCACGAGATAGAGAACCTTATGAGAAAATTTCTCACAAAGTTCTCTATCACTAAACTTGAAAGCAATTGGATTGACAAGAATATACCAGAGGAAGTAAAGACATCTGTCAAGAGCAATTCTTCAAATAATGATGCCAATTATTTATACCAAACGGATTTTATACAGCTAATCAATTTCCTATCTGGAAAAATAAAAACTTCAAGTGTGTCTGGCTTGCTCGATATCATTAAGGGCACAAACAATGTATCAGAACTTAATCTCGACGAGTTAAAATCTTTTATCCCAACAAACAACTGGGATAGGTACTTCTCTAGTATAGTAGAGTTCGAATGGGACTATTTAGAAAAAAGATGGAGAAAGCTCTATGATTTACGATGCAAAGTTGCGCATAACAACTTCTTAAATAAGAAAGATTATGACGATGTGCTGAGATATTTCGGTGAGCTAAAGCCAAAGTTGCAAACTGCATTGGACAAAATGGACGAGGTGAAAGTATCGGATGAAGACCAAGAAGAACTAGCTGAGAGCTTTGCTATTAGTTCCAACTCCTACTACGAAGATTTCATTAATGACTGGAAGCTTCTTGAATATCTTCTCGTTTCACTTGTAGCTAAACTTGATGGGAGTGATGAAAGCTTGCTACTGAAAAAAGGCCATAATCCAAGAATTTTCATGAAAGTCCTTTTTGAACGAGGCCTCATAGATTCAAGTTTTGTAATGAAGTTTGACCATCTTAGGAATCTGCGCAATGACATAGTTCACAATCTCCATTACAATGCAAGTGAGAATGATATTAGAATGATTTACCCTACACTGAAGTGGTGTATTGGATTGATTAAAGGCCTTTTAGGGTCTTTACCTAATCATCAATAATTTCTACAACCGCGGGTCCACCGCCTCGCTTTCCAGCGCGAGCACACCGAAGACGCACTGGTGCACGCGGCACAGGGGCTGGCCGGCCACGAAGCGTTCGAGGCCCTCGACGCCGAGGGCGAACTCGCGCAGGGCGAGGTTGCGCTTGGCTTTCACGTTGCGCTGGCGGAGGCGGTCGAGGTGGCCGGGCAGCAAGTAGTCGGGGCCGTAGATGATGCGCAGGTACTCGCGGCCCCGGCACTTGAGGGCGGGCTGGAGCAGGCCGCCTTTGCCCTGGGGGATGAAGTCGTAGGGCTTCACCACCATGCCCTCGCCCCCGGCGGCGGTGAGGTCGGTCCACCACTGGATGGCGGCTTCGACTTCGGCGGGGTTGGTGAGGGGGACGACGCGGTAAGGCGTGGCGCGGAGCAGGCTGGGGTCGGCCAGGGCGAGGGTGCGCAGGGTTTCCATGTGCCAGGCGTGGTCGCGGTCGAAGTAGGTCTTGCCTTCGGTGGCTAATAAATGGAAGGGGGCCAGTTTGAGGTCATCCAGCGAATGGACGGGCCAGCAGTAGCGGCGGTAGGCGTCGGCGTAGTGGGCGGCGGCCTGGTGGCGGGCTGTTGTGCGGGCCAGCAGGGCTTCGGCGCCGTCGAGCTGGCGGGCGGCGGCTTCGGTGAGGGCGGCTTCGACCTGGGGCAGGGCGGCGAGGGCGGCGGCGGCCACGGCGGCGTACTGGGTTTTGACCAGTTCCTGGGCTTTGGCCGACCAGGGCAGCAGCTCGGCATCGAGGCAGACCCAGTCGGTGTAGAATTTCTCCCAGAAACCGGCCGTGCTCAGGGCGTCGCGCAGGCGGGCGAGGAAGGCAGTTTCGAGGGCAGCGTCGGTGAAGAAGTTGCGGCCGGTGCGGGTGTATACCTTGCCGATGCCCTCGCCCACGAGGCCGAGGCGGCGCTGGATGGCGGCTTCGTTGCGGCCCAGTACCACGACCACGCGGCTGCCCATGTGCTTTTCTTCGCACACCACGCGCTCCACGCCGAGGCGTTTGTAGTAGTCGAAGGCTTCGGCGGGGTGTTCGAGCAGGTCGGGCAAGGCCGAGGTTTCGGTGGGCGACATGGTGGGCGGCAGGTACAGCAGCCACTTGGGGTGCAGGGCGAAGCTCGACATCACCTCCAGGGCGGCCACGGCGTTGTCTTCGCGGATGGTGACGCCGCGCATGAGCCGGGTTTCGATGAACTGCTTGCCGGTCACGTCGCGGATGTCGAGCAGGTCGTCTTGCTCGTGCTGGGCGGACTGTAGTGCGGACTCTGTATTCCGCGAATCGGGGGATTGTTCTGGGTCGCGGACTACAGAGTCCGCGCTACTTGTCGTACTACGGCTGCGGTAGTTGAGCGGCCTGGCTGGTTCGCAATACACCTGCGCGGCGGGCACGGCCACGAGCTCGCGCTCGGGGTAGCGCAGGGCGGTGAGGCGGCCGCCGAACACGCAGCCGGTGTCGAGGTCGATGGTGTTGTTGAGCCATTCGGCCTCGGGCACGGGCGTGTGGCCGAAGGCGACCATGGCGCGGCCCCGGTACTCGCGGGCCCATTCGTAGCGCACGGGCAGGCCGAATTCGTCAATCTCGCCGGTGCTTTCGCCAAACAGCGCGAAGGCCCGCACGGCCCCCGAGCCGCGTCCCTGCATCTCCTCGGTGAGGCCGGCGTGGGCGACGACCAGCTTGCCGCCGTCGAGCACATAGTGGCTCACCAGGCCGTCGAGGAAGCGCCGCACTTCGCTTTTGAAGGCTTCGGGCTCGGGTTCAAGCTGGGCCAGGGTTTCGGCCAGGCCGTGGTTGACGGTGACGTTTTTGCCGTTGAGGTGGCGCAGGAGCTTGATGTCGTGGTTGCCGGGCACGCAGAGGGCGCTGCCGTCGCGCACCATGCTCATCACGAGGCGCAGCACCTGCGGGGAAGCGGGGCCGCGGTCCACGAGGTCGCCGAGGAAGATGGCCTTGCGGGTCGTTCTAGAGGACGCCTCACCCCCGGCCCCCTCTCCCCAAGGAGAGGGGGAGTCTGACGATTTCCGT
This DNA window, taken from Hymenobacter sp. 5317J-9, encodes the following:
- a CDS encoding class I SAM-dependent methyltransferase encodes the protein MNKFLEMPCAPTIGIAPLTTGDPAYAPARVQALFDAMAPTYGFAPWLSGGMLGRWRQQLVDALHLPAENQPVQVVDLMAGGADLWPALRRCLGCSLHLTAVDFSAAMLARASRHAAGSRLALHPADALATGLPAGQAHLVTSTFGLKTLAPAAYPALAHEAARLLQPGGQLALLEVVLPTRGWLRRLLHAYLALLIPLVQRLCPAAAVHAALAGYLRRGSDPGQLRHALRQAGFGKLRQQRLWPGCAVLLTAELTSAR
- a CDS encoding SRPBCC family protein, with product MLPSENQPEPTEPNPTGNAPAASTPQLEQGHPAPVGDDFSNQPADDEPESAWTSAFLAIVVTALAAGALGALLMLLSLQHYESYGATLFCLSPTICSFVAVLLYRRKQPERTGGVWSVSWAVVAIMAVLASMLLLISSGGEGIICVLMALPFALVLSLVGGLLGQAVVEMRGPRRPLPVLAAVVLLYPAAQEYEVRHPAPVLPRRVITQQVVNAPPAAVWAVLMRPVTYPAANNWFRAGVVYPTRTAFALDSATGRRTLVCRYSQGRAQLPVVGWEPGRSLTFAVPPPSMPAPMRELSPYPSVHAPHLHGFFRVDSGTFRLRPLPGGRTLLEARTVYRHSIGPQFYWQLWSDYLLDTMHGQVLATLKAQAEASRAHE
- a CDS encoding MarR family transcriptional regulator, whose translation is MPQEINRPSNPTTPLAEARAQFIHLWGVSGTNWGVSKTLAQVHALLLVSPAALSTEDIMEQLTISRGNASMTVRELLDWGLVYKELRPGERREYFVAEKDMLQVTRCIIRARKRRELDQMKRSLDQLAALPGDPADAEYRAFHATLTEIQQLATVSDKLLTRLMQAEKSWFWNTFLKLFM
- a CDS encoding TIGR01777 family oxidoreductase codes for the protein MQARPERPGAAPATGPPHMPQPKLVIAGGNGFLGRHLAEYFRERGYRVVVLGRGSAHGSDHVRWDGRTLGDWTAELDGADALINLAGRIVDCRYTAANKREIIASRVDSTHVLGAAVAACTVPPRVWLNSSTATIYADTTGAHLANTEAAGRIGEGFSVEVARAWEAAFAACPAPDTRKAALRTAIVLGPDGGAFPVMARLARRGLGSPQGDGRQWMSWLHIVDFCRAVDFLLHEPTAAGAFNLCAPQPLTNRDFMALLCRELRPWLRLPQPRWLLEIGAFVLRTETELILKSRKVYPQRLLELGFRFEYPTCEAAVADLLAY
- a CDS encoding TMEM175 family protein; its protein translation is MHKGRLEAFSDGVLAIILTIMVLEIRVPHGADFAALRPLLPVALSYLLSFIYIGIYWNNHHMMLASTSRVSGGILWANLHLLFWLSLVPFATGWMGENHFAPATLAVYGIMLLMSGVAYWILQSRIIALEGPNSTLARAVGRDYKGLSSPPLYVAGIAASFWQPWVAGGIYVAVALMWLIPDQRIERTLVDKADGKHVG
- a CDS encoding HEPN domain-containing protein, producing the protein MSSNDDIKIEKGNVIKFKDLTLSYEVQTGEVNDKEQRFFHTKFVCKEINKIEEYSTFLRSVRDIFFKITGKQPVSLWDDISLYYATKAYPMIHEIENLMRKFLTKFSITKLESNWIDKNIPEEVKTSVKSNSSNNDANYLYQTDFIQLINFLSGKIKTSSVSGLLDIIKGTNNVSELNLDELKSFIPTNNWDRYFSSIVEFEWDYLEKRWRKLYDLRCKVAHNNFLNKKDYDDVLRYFGELKPKLQTALDKMDEVKVSDEDQEELAESFAISSNSYYEDFINDWKLLEYLLVSLVAKLDGSDESLLLKKGHNPRIFMKVLFERGLIDSSFVMKFDHLRNLRNDIVHNLHYNASENDIRMIYPTLKWCIGLIKGLLGSLPNHQ
- a CDS encoding polynucleotide kinase-phosphatase, yielding MDRGPASPQVLRLVMSMVRDGSALCVPGNHDIKLLRHLNGKNVTVNHGLAETLAQLEPEPEAFKSEVRRFLDGLVSHYVLDGGKLVVAHAGLTEEMQGRGSGAVRAFALFGESTGEIDEFGLPVRYEWAREYRGRAMVAFGHTPVPEAEWLNNTIDLDTGCVFGGRLTALRYPERELVAVPAAQVYCEPARPLNYRSRSTTSSADSVVRDPEQSPDSRNTESALQSAQHEQDDLLDIRDVTGKQFIETRLMRGVTIREDNAVAALEVMSSFALHPKWLLYLPPTMSPTETSALPDLLEHPAEAFDYYKRLGVERVVCEEKHMGSRVVVVLGRNEAAIQRRLGLVGEGIGKVYTRTGRNFFTDAALETAFLARLRDALSTAGFWEKFYTDWVCLDAELLPWSAKAQELVKTQYAAVAAAALAALPQVEAALTEAAARQLDGAEALLARTTARHQAAAHYADAYRRYCWPVHSLDDLKLAPFHLLATEGKTYFDRDHAWHMETLRTLALADPSLLRATPYRVVPLTNPAEVEAAIQWWTDLTAAGGEGMVVKPYDFIPQGKGGLLQPALKCRGREYLRIIYGPDYLLPGHLDRLRQRNVKAKRNLALREFALGVEGLERFVAGQPLCRVHQCVFGVLALESEAVDPRL